A single window of Narcine bancroftii isolate sNarBan1 chromosome 1, sNarBan1.hap1, whole genome shotgun sequence DNA harbors:
- the LOC138747160 gene encoding zinc finger protein 229-like isoform X1 produces the protein MGFTQSSNLMKHQNIHSGERAFKCGVCGKGFSRPSNLKVHQRVHTGEKPFTCSLCGKGFSRPSNLKVHQRVHTGEKPFDCSLCGKGFSRPSGLQLHHRVHTGEKPFDCSLCGKGFSNPSSLQTHQRVHIEKKTFTCPLCGKGFSRPSNLKVHQRVHTGEKPFNCSLCGKGFSRPSNLKVHQRVHTGEKPFKCSLCGKGFSRPSGLQAHQRVHTGERPFDCSLCGKGFSNPSILHVHQQVHTGKKPFNCSLCGKGFSRPSRLRIHQRVHTGEKPFDCSLCGKGFSNASSLQVHQRVHTGEKPFTCSLCGKGFSQSSILQAHQRVHTGEKPFTCSLCGKGFSHPSGLQVHQRVHTGEKPFTCSLCGKGFSYPSSLQVHQRVHTGEKPFTCSLCGKGFSQPSHLQVHRRVHTGEKPFMCSLCGKGFSHPSGLQVHQRVHTGEKPFICSLCGKGFSNPSNLQVHQRVHTG, from the coding sequence ATGGGTTTCACCCAGTCCTCCAACCTCATGAAGCACCAGAATATTCACTCTGGAGAGAGAGCCTTtaaatgtggtgtgtgtgggaaggggttctctcggcCCTCCAACCTGAAGgtgcaccagcgggttcacactggggagaaaccgttcacctgctccctttgcgGGAAAGGGTTCTCTCGCCCTTCCAACCTGAAggtacaccagcgggttcacaccggaGAGAAACCATTtgactgctccctgtgtgggaaggggttctctcgccCCTCCGGCCTGCAGTTACACCACcgggttcacaccggggagaaaccattcgACTGCTCCCTGTGTGGCAAAGGGTTCTCTAACCCCTCCAGCCTCCAGACACACCAGAGGGTTCACATCGAGAAGAAAACGTTCACCTGccccctgtgtgggaaggggttctctcgccCCTCCAACCTGAAAGTACATCAGcgagttcacactggggagaaaccattcaactgctccctgtgcgggaagggATTCTCTCGCCCCTCCAACCTGAAGgtacaccagcgggtccacactggggagaaaccattcaaatgctccctgtgcgggaagggATTCTCTCGCCCCTCTGGCCTGCAGgcacaccagcgggtccacactggggaaagACCGTTTGACTGCtctctgtgtgggaaggggttctctaaTCCCTCCATCCTGCACGTACACCAGCAGGTTCACACCGGTAAGAAACCGTTTAACTGCTCCCTttgcgggaaggggttctctcgccCCTCCAGACTGAGGATACACCAAcgggttcacaccggggagaaaccattcgactgctccctgtgtgggaaggggttctctaaTGCTTCTAGCCTGCAggtacaccagcgggttcacaccggagagaaaccgttcacctgctccctgtgtgggaaggggttctctcagtccTCAATCCTGCaggcacaccagcgggttcacaccggggagaaaccattcacctgttccctgtgtgggaaggggttctctcacccCTCTGGCCTGCAggtacaccagcgggttcacaccggaGAAAAACCGtttacctgctccctgtgtgggaaggggttctcttaCCCATCCAGCCTTCAggtacaccagcgggttcacactggagagaaaccattcacctgctccctgtgcgggaaggggttctctcagcctTCCCACCTGCAGGTACACCGGCGGGTTCACACCGGAGAGAAACCGTTCatgtgctccctgtgtgggaaggggttctctcacccCTCTGGCCTGCAggtacaccagcgggttcacactggggagaaaccgtttatttgctccctgtgcgggaaggggttctctaaTCCCTCCAACCTGCAggtacaccagcgggttcacactggctAG
- the LOC138747160 gene encoding zinc finger protein 214-like isoform X2, with amino-acid sequence MGFTQSSNLMKHQNIHSGERAFKCGVCGKGFSRPSNLKVHQRVHTGEKPFTCSLCGKGFSRPSNLKVHQRVHTGEKPFDCSLCGKGFSRPSGLQLHHRVHTGEKPFDCSLCGKGFSNPSSLQTHQRVHIEKKTFTCPLCGKGFSRPSNLKVHQRVHTGEKPFNCSLCGKGFSRPSNLKVHQRVHTGEKPFKCSLCGKGFSRPSGLQAHQRVHTGERPFDCSLCGKGFSNPSILHVHQQVHTD; translated from the exons ATGGGTTTCACCCAGTCCTCCAACCTCATGAAGCACCAGAATATTCACTCTGGAGAGAGAGCCTTtaaatgtggtgtgtgtgggaaggggttctctcggcCCTCCAACCTGAAGgtgcaccagcgggttcacactggggagaaaccgttcacctgctccctttgcgGGAAAGGGTTCTCTCGCCCTTCCAACCTGAAggtacaccagcgggttcacaccggaGAGAAACCATTtgactgctccctgtgtgggaaggggttctctcgccCCTCCGGCCTGCAGTTACACCACcgggttcacaccggggagaaaccattcgACTGCTCCCTGTGTGGCAAAGGGTTCTCTAACCCCTCCAGCCTCCAGACACACCAGAGGGTTCACATCGAGAAGAAAACGTTCACCTGccccctgtgtgggaaggggttctctcgccCCTCCAACCTGAAAGTACATCAGcgagttcacactggggagaaaccattcaactgctccctgtgcgggaagggATTCTCTCGCCCCTCCAACCTGAAGgtacaccagcgggtccacactggggagaaaccattcaaatgctccctgtgcgggaagggATTCTCTCGCCCCTCTGGCCTGCAGgcacaccagcgggtccacactggggaaagACCGTTTGACTGCtctctgtgtgggaaggggttctctaaTCCCTCCATCCTGCACGTACACCAGCAGGTTCACACCG actga